The sequence GCGCAGCGTCGTGGCGGCTGCCGATGTCCATCTCACGCTGCGTCGCGGAGAGATCCTCGGCATCGTCGGCGAGTCCGGATCGGGGAAATCCACCGTGGCGCGGTGCATCATGCGCCTGATAGAGCCAACCGAAGGCTCTCTCTGCCTGGGAGGCAAGGATGTCGCGCGTGTGCAGGGCTCGGCGCTGCGGCCCCTGCGCCGGCGCATCCAGATCGTCTTCCAGGATCCCTACCGCTCGCTCAACCCCCGGCGACCGGTGGGCGAATCCATCATTGAGGGGCTGCTTAACTTCGGCACGCCTCGTGCCCAGGCCCAGGCCGCGCCGCCGACATGCTGCGCGTGGTGGGGTTGAGCCCGGACGTCATGCAGCGCTACCCCCACCAGTTCTCCGGCGGGCAACGGCAACGCATCTGTATCGCGCGTGCACTGGTCATGGAACCGGAGGTTTTGGTCGCCGATGAGGCGGTATCTGCACTGGACGTCTCGGTGCAGGCACAAGTACTGGAACTTCTCGAGGATGTGCGTCGGCGCACAGGCGTCGGCGTGCTCTTCATCACGCACGACCTGCGCGTGGCGGCCCAGATCTGCGACACCATCATGGTGATGCAACGCGGCCAGGTGGTGGAAACCGGCAGCGCCACCACCGTATTGACCCGGCCTCAACACGCCTACACCCGCACGCTGATCGACGCCGCACCAGGACGCGATTGGGATTTCCGCAATTTCCGCCCTTTGCAGACGGCCGCCTGAGCCGCCACACCGTATGGCCGGACCACAGGCCGGCCCCCATCTGAAGGAGCAGTACATGCGTTGGCTGTTGGCAATGATCAAGCACGAGACCAATACATTCTCTCCCGTGCCCACGCCGCTTGCGCGTTTTTTTCGCGGCAACCCGGAAATCCTGTGGGGCGAGCGCGCCATCCGCGCGTACGAGAACACCGATAGCGGCCTGGGGGGTATATCGAAGTGGCGCGGCGAGAAGGCACACAGATCGTGGTGCCGGTTGCCGCCGAGTCCTGGCCGAGCTCGCCCACGGATGCCACCACCTACGAGACCCTGTGCAACCTCATCCTGGACGAGGTACGCAAAGGGGGCTATGACGCGATCTTGCTGGATCTGCACGGCGCCATGGTCGCCAAGGGCATGGAAGACGCCGAGGGAGCCTTGCTGCACCGGCTGCGTGAAATCGATCCCGCCACGCCGATCGGCGTGACGCTGGACATGCACGCGAACATCTACGACGACATCGTGCGCAATGCCAACGTCGTCACCGGTTTCCACACCTATCCCCACGTCGATATCCGCGAAAGCGGCGTGCGCGCCGCCAACATCATCGCTCGCACGCTAAAGGGTGAAGTCAAGCCCGTCATGCGGTGGGGCAACGTTCCCATGCTGCCACACATCATGTGCCAGGGCACGCACGCCGATCCGAACAAGTCGCTGCAGGCCCGCTGTATCGAACTCGAGCAAGGCGCCGTGCTGGCCGCGTCGGTCTTTGTTGGCTTCCCTCATGCCGACATCAACCAGGCTGGTCTGTCCGCCGTGGTGTGCACGGACGACAATGCCCCCGCGGCCACCCGCTACTGCGATGAGTTGCTCGACGCGGCCTGGCAGCGCCGCGAACAGTGGGTATTCCACCCGCAGCCTCTGGAGCCGACTGTCGCTCATGCCAAGACGTTGACCGAAGGACCGGTCGTTCTGCTGGATCACTTCGACAACACCGGCTCGGGCGGCACCATGGACACGACAGCCATGCTGGCCGAGATCCTGCGGCAGGAACTGGAGAATTTGGCGTTCTACGCCATTTGCGATCCGCAGGCCGCCGAGGAAGCGGCCGCCGCCGGCGTGGGCAGGACCATCACCGTCGAGCTGGGCGGCAAAGTGCCCATGCCGGCCCTCAAGGTTCAAAGCGCACCACTTACGGTGACCGCACGCGTCAAATTGGTCTTCGACGGGGTTTACCTGA comes from Bordetella holmesii ATCC 51541 and encodes:
- the oppF gene encoding oligopeptide ABC transporter domain protein, yielding MRLIEPTEGSLCLGGKDVARVQGSALRPLRRRIQIVFQDPYRSLNPRRPVGESIIEGLLNFGTPRAQAQAAPPTCCAWWG
- a CDS encoding ABC transporter family protein, yielding MQRYPHQFSGGQRQRICIARALVMEPEVLVADEAVSALDVSVQAQVLELLEDVRRRTGVGVLFITHDLRVAAQICDTIMVMQRGQVVETGSATTVLTRPQHAYTRTLIDAAPGRDWDFRNFRPLQTAA